One Sphingomonas sp. LHG3406-1 genomic window carries:
- a CDS encoding polysaccharide biosynthesis C-terminal domain-containing protein: protein MNFFSNVLKNASQSVLSGLIGAVGSFAASVIVARLLGVEGTATVGMALWLVFLTTILADLGIGGTVARFAAECPHDNEERAARHLAGYALGILVRAIAGGLLLTAAILWLYWGDIVSKYASSPAEGLVFCALVLVCFVVHMLYAFTFHFLRGIRAFGTISLYATIGSVLQIGGAIAGSLLYGANGAFAAYILFSLPTLLGLARVKLSRPTEPLPDKPTMHRYALSFYIATLFSPLLWVRADTLIVDQAIGAEAVGLFTAATTIAALLLQVCQMITNALLPNIVRAARDSEGGFEAASRTAVRLALSLLLPACLIAAAAAPEAIGTVFGPAFAGGQATAAILCLAGLGSALTLVVASVLSAADGNRALARNGAAGAVVTVVAGSALALSFGLIGAALGRLVAQAFMGLLNVRSANRLVERLVTWNWIVRIMLAGLIGAGVTQLIGWWLGSGLLAILASLAGGGLVYLTAAAMLLPLGTREREQLLPILHRLPSSLRSPASWLLRAGGRS from the coding sequence CCTCACCACTATCCTCGCCGACCTGGGGATCGGCGGCACGGTGGCGCGGTTCGCGGCCGAATGCCCGCACGACAATGAGGAACGGGCAGCGCGGCATCTTGCTGGCTACGCCCTGGGCATCCTGGTCCGGGCGATCGCCGGCGGCCTGCTGCTCACCGCCGCTATCCTCTGGCTCTACTGGGGTGACATCGTCAGCAAATATGCCTCGAGCCCGGCCGAGGGGCTCGTCTTCTGCGCCCTCGTCCTCGTCTGCTTTGTCGTCCACATGCTCTACGCCTTCACGTTCCACTTCCTGCGCGGGATTCGGGCGTTCGGCACCATCTCGCTCTACGCCACCATCGGTTCCGTTCTGCAGATTGGCGGAGCGATTGCCGGCAGCCTGCTCTACGGGGCGAACGGCGCCTTCGCCGCCTACATCCTGTTCAGCCTGCCGACGCTGCTCGGCCTTGCCCGGGTGAAGCTTTCACGCCCGACCGAGCCGCTCCCCGACAAGCCGACGATGCACCGCTATGCATTGTCCTTCTATATCGCCACGCTCTTCTCGCCCCTGCTGTGGGTACGCGCCGACACCCTGATCGTCGACCAGGCGATCGGTGCCGAGGCGGTCGGTCTGTTCACCGCGGCGACAACCATAGCCGCCCTGCTGCTGCAGGTCTGCCAGATGATCACCAATGCACTCCTACCCAACATCGTCCGCGCCGCACGCGACAGCGAAGGCGGTTTCGAGGCCGCGAGCCGCACGGCGGTGCGGCTCGCCTTGTCGCTTCTGCTCCCAGCTTGCCTGATTGCCGCCGCTGCCGCGCCCGAAGCGATCGGGACGGTGTTCGGGCCGGCCTTTGCAGGCGGGCAAGCGACCGCCGCCATTCTCTGCCTTGCCGGACTAGGCTCGGCGCTGACGCTGGTCGTGGCCAGCGTCCTGAGTGCCGCCGACGGCAATCGCGCGCTTGCCCGCAACGGCGCGGCAGGAGCGGTGGTCACGGTCGTCGCCGGCAGTGCGCTCGCCCTTTCCTTCGGCCTGATCGGCGCGGCGCTCGGCCGGCTGGTGGCCCAGGCGTTCATGGGCCTTCTCAACGTCCGCTCCGCCAACCGGCTGGTCGAGCGGCTCGTCACCTGGAACTGGATCGTCCGCATCATGCTAGCCGGCCTCATCGGCGCGGGAGTCACCCAACTGATCGGCTGGTGGCTCGGCAGCGGCCTGCTGGCGATCCTTGCATCGCTCGCCGGCGGAGGCCTCGTCTATCTGACCGCCGCCGCGATGCTGCTGCCGCTCGGCACTCGTGAGCGGGAGCAACTGCTGCCGATCCTCCACCGTCTTCCTTCGTCCCTGAGAAGCCCGGCCAGCTGGCTGCTTCGAGCGGGCGGCCGATCCTAG